The Lytechinus pictus isolate F3 Inbred chromosome 5, Lp3.0, whole genome shotgun sequence DNA segment tctaagtttgcagtaaattacatgtattattattcttttagttatgcatgtataatgtaccagtaggcctatacttttaTTGTAGTAAAAGAGGCTACactaaaaaaaacaccataacatgtcattcaatgaatgctgttttaatatacaacaaaatacaacAGAGTCTAAATGACTATCGTGCTTTCGAtttttgggccgatcaaaattccctgattttgccctcaattgaggcattttccccggATTTGAGGCAATCCCTGACTGGAGAAACCGtaaaaaaatccctgatttcCTTGATTTCCCTGATTGGGTGGGAACCTTGCCAATCCATTTTAAGGAGGAGGCGAAGAAGTAGAACaaaaaacagaatgagaagaTATATAAGATGAATGACTTCTGTGGTGATAACTGATAAGGTCTGCAAGCGTAGATAATATTGTGTTATTACACGTCAGAATGATGTGGCTGCTACCAAGATGGTCGCAgtgtatgaggcgccgaatgtaccaatattatatagaacaattatttgttatataatcattatttattaaataataactattatttatatataatttacattttatttgtaaataactactattttataaaatatcatttctaattatttatatataattccaagtaatacttcattatttgtaaataataatagttcgacattccattatttataaataatgattatttgtttttcattatttataaataatgattatttgtttttcattatttataaataatgattatttgtttttcattatttataaataatgattatttgtttttcattatttataaataatgattatttgtttttcattatttacaaataatgattatttgtttttcattatttataaataatgattatttgtttttcattatttataaataatttaattgttgagttttccattatttataaataatgattatttgttaaataatgaaaacgtctacttcattatttataaataattttttcgagtgcaccattattctcattatttataaataatcattatttaatgttcgagttttccattatttataaataaagattatttgttaaataatgaaatatctacttcattatttataaataataattttgtttcaatatcccattatttatgaataatcattatttataaacaatttttacagtttgccattatatacaaataatcattatatatatacaaataaccattatttattaaataatgccattatttattaaataatggaaaactcgctataacatgcaaatgtgggaccgcccatgatatgaatattcatgatgcgatttcctttttcgtgatttttcttcacaaatttttgtccatttcctcttcataatgacatttcttgaagcaattttctagggatatggtctgattgtaatattcttcattttctatataacttcgtcttcgtacaaatatcaaaaagtgtaattttatacgatttttcctacagttcacaatccccataggcgcgcgtgtacggtagggacaaccggtgaatcgacggagtgctcttcatcgaaatactacgttggttggtccccggaagtggcgggcggaatttagcccgaatcctcgatggaagtcgatcaagtgcatatgagctgagagagtgaaatatcagtgtacttgtacaggcccttctactttttataaatatttcttgttgctttttttgtgaAGTTAaattttcctggtgtagagataagtttcagttctaataatgcacttcaaatacattttggagtgtctgtttgaggcgtttggggcgatttcaccctggccccaaaatgctcgcaacgacaatgagggggcatgatgacccctaattttttaaaaacttatttttctattgaaaattatcacaaaattcaccaaaagtgtgcacgaaagccttcgtatttcacttttaaaactccaaaaagtgcccaaatgacaagcttggtcgcttcgctgcgcgctttcaacttgagaaagtttacgcgtctgcttccccccccccctccttcgaaagaaattctgtatacgcggccatgctctaaagagcctggcacattgatttatgtatacttcattttcattatttttatctcattatcatcatggccttacgcataattttttccgggggggggggtggggagagCAGGACGcacgtaaactttctcataaaaatcttgagaaagcgaagcgaccaagcttgtcatttgagcttggtcgcgtcgctgtctcgctttcaagatttttttgagaaactttacgcgcgtcctagctgctcccccccccccccccccccccccggtaaaaattctgtgtaaggccatgatgataatgtgataaaaataatgaaaatgaaagtatacataaatcaatgtgccaggctctttagagcatggccgtatacagaatttctttcggaggaggggggggggggagcagacgcgtaaactttctcaagttgaaagcgacacagcgaagcgaccaagcttgtcatttgggcactttttggagttttaaaagtgaaatacgaaggctttcgtgcacacttttgctgaattttgtgataattttcaatagaaaaataagtttttttaaatttaggggtcatcatgcccccgtattgtcgttgcgagcattttggggccagggtgaaatcgccccaaacgcctcaaacagacactccaaaatgtatttgaagtgcattattagaactgaaacttatctctacaccaggaaaaattaacttcacaaaaaaagcaacaagaaatatttataaaaagtagaagggcctgtacaagtacactgatatttcactctctcagctcatatgcacttgatcgacttccatcgaggattcgggctaaattccgcccgccacttccggggaccaaccaacgtagtatttcgatgaagagcactccgtcgattcaccggttgtccctaccgtacacgcgcgcctatggggattgtgaactgtaggaaaaatcgtataaaattacactttttgatatttgtacgaagacgaagttatatagaaaatgaagaatattacaatcagaccatatccctagaaaattgcttcaagaaatgtcattatgaagaggaaatggacaaaaatttgtgaagaaaaatcacgaaaaaggaaatcgcatcatgaatattcatatcatgggcggtcccacatttgcatgttatagcgagttttccattatttaataaataatgacattatttaataaataatggcattatttaataaataatggttatttgtatatatataatgattatttgtatataatggcaaactgtaaaaattttttataaataatgattatttataaataatgggatattgaaacaaaattattatttataaataatgaagtagatatttcattatttaacaaataatctttatttataaataatggaaaactcgaacattaaataatgattatttataaataatgagaataatggtgcactcgaaaaaattatgtataaataatgaagtagacgttttcattatttaacaaataatcattatttataaataatagaaaactcaacaaattatttataaataatgaaaaacaaataatcattatttataaataatgaaaaacaaataatcattatttgtaaataatgaaaaacaaataatcattatttataaataatgaaaaacaaataatcattatttataaataatgaaaaacaaataatcattatttataaataatgaaaaacaaataatcattatttataaataatggaatgtcgaactattattatttacaaataatgaagtattacttggaattatatataaataattagaaatgatattttatataatagtagttttttacaaataaaatgtaaattatatataaataatagttattatttaataaataatgattatataacaaataattgttctatataatattggtacattcggcgcctcatagcaGTGATGTTGTTGGAGCTAACCCGATAGACCTCTATATTGTTATCAAACTATATCTAATTGGTCTGTTATTTGCCTCCAAACCAACTATTgaaataactaaacaaaatattcataacaaaattacatctaaTGGCTTGTAGTTTTGGAATCCCCCAAACTGCATAACTAGGCCATCAAGTTCAAGTATCGTCCGTAATGGTGCATCGCAATGATTTAAAAGAGGCATAAACATGTTTACCAAATTCGTATCCAcacaatcaattacattatattttcgttcctttctgcataataattttattctcATGAAACCCCGCCATTCGACCATTATAAGCTGCATGCAAGGTCCCCAACTTATTGTtctgtaaatgtgcatgcggtgatgtaatgattatgagtatgatttaattttcatcatcatcttacaATCGATATACAGGcctaattataagaattatttgattagaataattcatcTTCGATATTCCTTCACGGTGAGGTTTTGCGCCCACCAGCCCTACCCCGGCTCTACCCCTCCGGATCCTGGCGAtatgtattaactgatgcatggtATTTAGCCACTACATACCATATTTGCTCAtctagataaaataaataataatgaatgatgctATACTagaataaatggacattagaccaagtgtgaattagaccaaatgaacattagaccaagtgacgattagcccaactggtcattagaccaagtggtcattagaccatttggctattagaccaagtggtcattagaccaattggatattagaccaagtggacattagactaaatggaaattagaccaagtgaaaatTAGACTAAACGGTCAATAGACCATGtggcaattagacaaaatgataattagaccaagtggaaattagccgaagtggagattagaccaagtggtgttagaccaactggaaattagacttaatggttttagcccaactgctcattagacgaattggatattagaccaagtgggaattagacgaattggatattagaccaagtggaaattagcccaactggttataagcctaaatggaaattagacgaattggatattagaccaagtgggaattagacgaattggatattagacgaactggttgtagacgaaatgagtttagactatgtgaagttggacgaactgataagtagaccatgtggtattagaccatccgataattcacctTTTAAACAAGTAGTAATATCTGTgatcaaaagtattttaaaaaatattaattttcccAATGAGCACACGATGAAAAGCCTTTTGTTCATAATCATAAAAGGTGGGGAAATTTTAGGATAGGACTGTAATCATTGGGTAGTTGTAAGAATGTACTTGGGTTGATGGATTCAGATGGGCACTCAAGATTGCCACACCCCCTCAAAACAGACAGAAGATGAGATTCCTCCAGAACACGTTATACAGATTATGCTTGCGCATTTCTGAGATAGTAAAACACGAGTGTATTCACTGGGAAGGAATGAACTCCACTCTCAATCcgatcctttttttaagaattaGAGTTTGTTGGaatcctttttcttcttctttttgatTCTCGGTTGGTGAACATCGATACCAAAAACTTCTTTTCTTGCGCTGGCATCTGCGCACTTTCCTCGCCACCATGATCCGAAATCCGGCTCTCTATTCTGCAGTAAGGTCTCGGGGAACACAAAGACATGGATGAGCTTCCTCAAAAGATAGCAGAGATTCACTTCCGGtgaaaacatgataaagaaCCGAGCGGAAAGACAAACGACTTCCCTGTGTTTCTTCCAGTCGAAATACCGGTTGTACCTTTCATCGTCCTTGTCGAGTTTGTAGATGAACTCGACAAAGTCTCCAATGGAGCTAAAGTCCTCGAGGTAGATGAAAGAGTTTGGTGGAAGGATCCGCTCGTAGTCTTTGCGAGGTGAACCGTAGACAATTGGCACGATTCCGTTCTGAAGACATGTCCGCCAAGTCTTCTCGGTGATGTATTCCCTGCATTCGCTATTCTCCAGCGCCAGGTAGAATTTGTAATCCGCAAGAACCTTTTTCCCCTCGATGTCGGTCAATTTTCCCAGGTCGCCACACTTCCCGAAGGTATCAATAGGAAGAAAGTTTTTCAGCTCCTCCACTAACTCCCCGCGTCTCCAGGAAAGGCGACGGCAGTTAGATGCCATCCAGGCTATGAGCTTCGTCTTCTTTGGAACGGGAGGGGCTTCGGTCCACATGGAGTTAAGAGGTTTCCTTTTTAAGTAGCAATATGGGAAGTAGATATCAGAGTCTGAGGCGTAGGTCATGGTGAGATTATAGGGGTTCCCCATCCCGGGAGGAGGCGCGTATTCATGGTCGTGCTGGGGACTCTCTCGAGACAAGAGCACCCAGAGCTGTCCACGTGGTCGTTCCGCCATCAGCTGATCTAGATGGAGACCTTCATGCAAGGAATCGACAAGCAAAATAATGTCAATCGATTTCATTAGTCTCTTCGTTAGATTAGCCTCACCTATGAATCTTGTCTCGACGACGCATGATTCTGAAAAGGGGCAAGAAAACCGGAGCCATTCTGTCGGATCCTCCAAGTGATCCCCAAGAATGTGATCACACCGGTTCCCACAGTACTTGGCTATACGAATGATACATTCATCATTGCTAAATATCCGACTCCTTAGTAATTTCCAAACTAGGCGACTGTCCATCACATTCAATTCCTTTTTCAGTCCAACGAAATTAAGCATCTTATCGACATCCATGTGAAGGACATCATCTTCGACATCAACGAGGCTTCTTTTGAGTTTCTTAATTGTGGGACCATGGTCATTGAAAACTATGAGGTATGAGAAGAGAAGATGAAGTGTGAAACCAAGACACAGCGAGATCACGCATGTTCTTATCAACCAAGATTTGGTCAGATTCATCCTTGCCTGGACGTAGAAAGATGATTGTGGATTCAGACATCAAGAGCGACAGATTCAGGTGATAATTACCATCCAGAATAATTATGCTGCCATTGCGTTGTCTCCACATGCAAAGCAAATTATCAACATTACCACTGGGATAGCATCCAATTATAAATCCGTTTTGTTGGAAATATATAGGGCAGTCACAAATTGATCCAGCAAGATATACAATTCGTCATTAAGCTCCTTTGTTCAAGATCAATCGGTTATTCATAACTACCATGGTTACTAGTACCAAAACGTGTTTAATAATTGTTGTTCGATTAATATGTCTCCAATTAGTATGTAGATGTATCTTGTGGCACATGCATCGAGCCAGACCCTCAGAGAGTGGAAAGTATGCACAGTCAAGACGGGAGAATCGGAGCTAATCAATGCAACTTACGTTTGTTGTCCAAGCTCTTTACTTTCCCCCGTCTCCCATTGAAACAGAGTCCCTCAGTAAACTTATTTGATCAAGGTTTGCTTATCCAAACTCTTGAGAATATTCACGACACCTTCGAGAGTGAACCCTTTTCCAGTGTGGAATATAAAGCGTCTAACCctaattacatgtaaatatattgaGGTTTTGGGGTGAGTCTGGCGGTCaccattataattatgttaattggCAAGGACAAATGGACATAAATATCATACTTGTAGCTTTAAGTCAAATTACCTCACTAAAATGTTGGTAATTCTTTGTAAGCTAAACTTTTATGAGGAAATCTGTCGTAGCATAATAGGGCAGTCTTTAACTCCAATGATACCAACCCATTGTCTCCGAGATAGAGGTAGAAACCTTGTTCATTGCCGGTAAATATACATATAATCATGTAATGAGTTTCAATCGATTTAACaatgatttatgcaaattatggAAATAATCGTATATTCCTCTCTGTTCCAATGTTGTGACATGCAGTAACCGGTTGCAACCGACAGTAATAAGCGTAACCCATGAACTTAACTGATTCCCAATCGTTAAATGTTCAGGTTTGGGAATCGGTTAAGTTCTTGAGAAACGATTGTTACTACTCGTGCAAAATTATTCTGTAGAGTTAGTGAATCGACTCGCTTCCCCACCCTCCTTTTAAGTTTACTAACTCGATTGTACTCGAGTATTTGTTTCTAAAAACGGTTACCCAGACCCCCCCCCTACCCTATCCATGTGTTTCATTCAATTTAAATTCAGTTTCTTTTTCATAtctcacaaaataaaataaaacactaGACAAGAAAGAGCAAACgattaatgataaaataaagtaCACGATTCACTAGAAATAAGACAATggttcaatttaattcaattcaaaatggtttattaaaaatactttctttgcgacaaaagccgaattgcaaaagtttacatttcaaacaaaatcatcaataacaaggtaaaaataatttatagtACTACGAACAAATTTCAGTATAGACATATATGTAACAAATTATATCATAAATACATTTACATCGATACTCACTGATCAAATaggaaaatatgcaaaatacatgtaaacataCCTAATGTGTTACAATGATCATTTTAGATTTTCTCGTTTGtatcaaatatgaaattttaaccTGACATTAGATTGTTAAAAATAATACAAGAATATGGTAATAGCATTTAAAGATTCTGATTTGAGACAC contains these protein-coding regions:
- the LOC129260113 gene encoding alpha-(1,3)-fucosyltransferase fut-1-like, producing MNLTKSWLIRTCVISLCLGFTLHLLFSYLIVFNDHGPTIKKLKRSLVDVEDDVLHMDVDKMLNFVGLKKELNVMDSRLVWKLLRSRIFSNDECIIRIAKYCGNRCDHILGDHLEDPTEWLRFSCPFSESCVVETRFIGEANLTKRLMKSIDIILLVDSLHEGLHLDQLMAERPRGQLWVLLSRESPQHDHEYAPPPGMGNPYNLTMTYASDSDIYFPYCYLKRKPLNSMWTEAPPVPKKTKLIAWMASNCRRLSWRRGELVEELKNFLPIDTFGKCGDLGKLTDIEGKKVLADYKFYLALENSECREYITEKTWRTCLQNGIVPIVYGSPRKDYERILPPNSFIYLEDFSSIGDFVEFIYKLDKDDERYNRYFDWKKHREVVCLSARFFIMFSPEVNLCYLLRKLIHVFVFPETLLQNREPDFGSWWRGKCADASARKEVFGIDVHQPRIKKKKKKDSNKL